A window of the Candidatus Tanganyikabacteria bacterium genome harbors these coding sequences:
- a CDS encoding MinD/ParA family protein gives MDQAARLRELVGSQPAAAAPLAAPPRSRILVVTSGKGGVGKTNLTVNLALALAARRRRVLLFDADMGMANVDVILNISPPYTITDVIAGRKGLWEIVFPVDPFLAVVPGGSGVAQLASLDAPVLSNTLAQLATLENAAELLLVDTGAGISPNVLGFVLAAPEVLVVTTPEPTAIVDAYGIIKTLDSRNPQARISLVVNMVESEQEARSVHAKVSGIIERFLTVRVGLLGWVEKDGNVGRSVLQQQPFLRAYPYSLASKRVNMLAASILAQDLSHAPVARESFFARLGKVLFK, from the coding sequence GTGGACCAGGCCGCCCGGCTCCGCGAGCTGGTCGGCAGCCAGCCGGCCGCCGCAGCTCCGCTTGCCGCCCCGCCCCGCAGCCGCATCCTGGTCGTCACGTCGGGCAAGGGAGGCGTCGGCAAGACCAACCTCACGGTCAACCTGGCCCTGGCGCTGGCGGCGCGGCGCCGCCGCGTCCTGCTCTTCGACGCCGACATGGGGATGGCCAACGTCGACGTCATCCTCAACATCTCGCCGCCATATACCATCACCGACGTGATCGCCGGCCGCAAGGGCCTCTGGGAAATCGTCTTCCCGGTCGATCCGTTCCTCGCCGTCGTGCCGGGCGGCTCTGGCGTGGCGCAGCTTGCCTCGCTGGACGCCCCGGTGCTGAGCAACACACTCGCGCAACTGGCGACGCTCGAAAACGCCGCCGAACTGCTCCTGGTGGACACGGGGGCCGGCATCTCGCCAAACGTCCTGGGCTTCGTCCTGGCGGCGCCCGAGGTCCTGGTCGTGACGACCCCCGAGCCGACGGCCATCGTGGACGCCTACGGCATCATCAAGACCCTCGACAGCCGCAATCCGCAGGCGCGGATCTCGCTGGTGGTCAACATGGTCGAGTCCGAGCAGGAGGCGCGCAGCGTCCACGCCAAGGTTTCGGGCATCATCGAGCGCTTCCTCACGGTCCGCGTGGGCCTGCTGGGCTGGGTCGAGAAGGACGGCAACGTCGGCCGCAGCGTCCTGCAGCAGCAGCCCTTCCTGCGGGCGTACCCCTACTCGCTGGCCAGCAAGCGCGTGAACATGCTGGCCGCGTCCATCCTGGCGCAGGACCTATCCCACGCGCCGGTCGCCCGGGAGAGCTTCTTCGCGAGGCTGGGCAAGGTTCTTTTCAAGTAA
- a CDS encoding helix-turn-helix domain-containing protein — translation MPSVSQILRQTREAKGITLDDVAHKTYIKLPYLIALEEGHIDQLLAPVFVYGNIRQYARLLGLNAEELVLQYQQEARREHPKLAAMPVLSTADADLVRIPVYAMAEAGNGNGNLRAGANGHAEPETGSVPADDVLQPITAAEVHLVERKVSMERPHPVAFQGSDKDVAAAQTEAQRIVAEAQREADRLRRDAEKYAFQVLSDLEAELGRTLAIIKNGRQYLQQRRRQRPDA, via the coding sequence ATGCCTTCCGTGAGCCAGATCCTGCGTCAAACTCGGGAAGCCAAGGGCATCACCCTCGACGATGTCGCCCACAAGACCTACATCAAGCTGCCCTACCTGATAGCGCTCGAAGAAGGCCACATCGACCAGCTTCTCGCCCCGGTGTTCGTCTACGGCAACATCCGCCAGTACGCCCGGTTGCTGGGCCTCAATGCCGAAGAACTCGTGCTGCAGTACCAGCAGGAAGCCAGGCGCGAGCATCCGAAGCTGGCGGCGATGCCCGTGCTGTCGACCGCCGACGCCGACCTCGTGCGCATCCCGGTCTATGCCATGGCCGAGGCCGGAAACGGCAACGGCAACCTGCGCGCCGGCGCCAACGGCCATGCCGAGCCGGAGACCGGCTCCGTGCCCGCCGACGACGTCCTGCAGCCGATCACGGCCGCCGAAGTCCACCTGGTCGAAAGGAAGGTGTCAATGGAGCGCCCCCACCCCGTCGCCTTCCAGGGCTCCGACAAGGACGTCGCCGCCGCGCAGACCGAGGCGCAGCGCATCGTCGCCGAGGCGCAGCGGGAAGCCGACCGCCTCCGGCGGGACGCCGAGAAGTACGCCTTCCAGGTCCTGTCCGATCTGGAGGCCGAGCTGGGCCGCACCCTGGCCATCATCAAGAATGGCCGGCAGTACCTCCAGCAGCGCCGCCGCCAGCGCCCGGACGCCTGA
- the flgM gene encoding flagellar biosynthesis anti-sigma factor FlgM — MRIDPRLIAQTSDVAATQRKKEAEAVKAPPKAADAAVNVELSGPAEALKVFGAAIKAGPATRAEKVAQLREAVEKGTYKPTGESVANAIIERGAEQLDIDDLRK, encoded by the coding sequence GTGAGAATCGATCCGCGTCTGATCGCTCAGACGAGCGATGTGGCCGCGACACAGCGGAAGAAGGAAGCCGAGGCGGTCAAGGCACCACCTAAAGCCGCCGATGCTGCCGTCAATGTCGAACTTTCCGGGCCGGCAGAGGCTCTGAAAGTCTTCGGCGCCGCCATCAAGGCGGGTCCTGCGACCCGGGCCGAGAAGGTGGCTCAGCTGCGCGAGGCCGTCGAAAAGGGAACCTACAAACCAACCGGCGAGTCGGTCGCCAACGCCATCATCGAACGCGGTGCCGAGCAACTCGACATCGACGACCTGAGAAAGTAG
- the flgL gene encoding flagellar hook-associated protein FlgL yields MRVTQSILSNTTLFNLNRNLSAMLAIQEKLSTGRDINKPTDAPVRFSQALTLRSAIDVGDQLKKNAEFAITWLNTTDKAISEGNEVLQRVRELAVRAASDTNSSDERNAIANEIDQMSGHLRAIANSDFEGRYLFNGADTSTKPYPDDASDPTDTTRMQLVIGKAVTIQYNTLGVDVFGRTKAIGSDPADPTNVFQLMSNLSAALRANDQAAIEDLIPVIDKRQQVFLTEQSVVGGKVQRLELLRQRLSDQNVELSRFKSETEDADMSKLITDLNRQDSVYRASLAAGSRVIQPTLIDYLR; encoded by the coding sequence TTGCGCGTCACGCAGAGCATCCTGTCGAACACCACGCTGTTCAACCTCAATCGCAACCTCTCGGCCATGCTGGCGATCCAGGAGAAACTGTCGACCGGGCGAGACATCAACAAGCCCACCGACGCGCCCGTGCGCTTCTCGCAGGCGCTCACATTGCGCTCGGCCATCGACGTGGGCGATCAGCTCAAGAAGAACGCCGAGTTCGCCATCACGTGGCTGAACACCACCGACAAGGCCATCAGCGAGGGCAACGAAGTGCTGCAACGCGTGCGCGAACTGGCCGTGCGCGCCGCTTCGGATACCAACAGCTCCGACGAGCGCAACGCCATCGCCAACGAAATCGACCAGATGAGCGGCCACCTGCGCGCCATCGCCAACTCCGACTTCGAAGGCCGCTATCTGTTCAACGGGGCCGACACGTCCACCAAACCCTATCCCGATGACGCCTCCGACCCGACCGATACGACCAGGATGCAGTTGGTCATTGGAAAGGCGGTCACGATACAATACAACACCTTGGGAGTGGACGTGTTCGGGCGGACCAAGGCCATTGGCAGTGATCCCGCAGACCCGACCAACGTCTTCCAGCTCATGTCCAATCTCTCGGCTGCCCTCCGGGCCAACGATCAAGCGGCGATCGAGGATCTGATCCCGGTCATCGACAAGCGCCAGCAGGTGTTCTTGACCGAGCAGTCCGTCGTGGGGGGCAAGGTCCAGCGCCTCGAGTTGCTCCGGCAGCGTTTGTCCGATCAAAACGTCGAACTCTCGAGGTTCAAGAGCGAGACGGAGGATGCCGACATGAGCAAGCTCATCACGGACCTCAACCGCCAGGATTCGGTCTATCGCGCTTCGCTCGCCGCCGGCTCCCGCGTCATCCAACCAACGCTGATCGACTACCTGAGGTAG
- the flgK gene encoding flagellar hook-associated protein FlgK, producing MADLNFAGINLSTRGLWAAQNAINTAGHDIANANTEGFSRQTVKVAAASSAFPLTLQADPTKSSLGSGVDVEMVTRVRDQFLDQQFRDVTVKYGEQDTFSGIMNQIEGLFNEPSDTGLQKLMSKYWEAWNEVSKRPTEAAARANLRETGTAMTNRFNEIGSGLLKLREDIDDRIGAAVKDVNGMIDQLAQLNAQISAALGANVQPNNLMDQRDLLLDKLSRYTRLEQSQRSDGTTWVFIFGKAVVQGDKAQKLELVNNGELSFNSVAYDKEPIPPAYMGGIFKGLFDMRDKVIGRPVVPPGSIQPNTPGGLAYQLDVLANKLATSVNDLHRAGSTLQPGYGPDFFTIDSSKGVASQFNATIINASNMSLNPVFSANGGAALDLIAAGRAPGGAPGSETWPPKGDNGTALAISQLQFKLVTDGTIASAVTAGKFTAEDFYRNVLTSLGVQGQTSKKLLDNQKALLEHVDNLRQTVQGVNLDEEMANMIKFQHTYAASARMINTFDGLLDRVINQMGTVGR from the coding sequence CTGGCCGATCTCAATTTCGCCGGCATCAATCTATCCACGCGCGGCCTGTGGGCGGCGCAGAACGCCATCAACACCGCCGGCCACGACATCGCGAACGCCAATACCGAAGGCTTCTCGCGGCAGACCGTGAAGGTCGCCGCGGCCAGTTCGGCGTTCCCCCTCACGCTGCAGGCCGACCCGACGAAGTCCTCGCTCGGGAGCGGCGTCGACGTCGAGATGGTGACCCGCGTCCGCGACCAGTTCCTCGACCAGCAGTTCCGCGACGTCACGGTGAAGTACGGCGAGCAGGACACGTTTTCGGGGATCATGAACCAGATCGAGGGCCTGTTCAACGAACCCTCCGATACCGGCCTCCAGAAGCTGATGAGCAAGTACTGGGAGGCCTGGAACGAAGTTTCCAAGCGCCCGACCGAGGCCGCGGCCCGCGCGAATCTCCGCGAGACCGGCACGGCGATGACCAACCGCTTCAACGAAATCGGCTCCGGCCTGCTCAAGCTCCGCGAGGACATCGACGATCGCATCGGCGCGGCGGTCAAGGACGTCAACGGGATGATCGACCAGCTCGCCCAGCTCAACGCCCAGATCTCGGCGGCGCTCGGCGCCAACGTCCAGCCAAACAACCTGATGGACCAGCGCGACCTGCTTCTCGACAAGCTGAGCCGCTATACTCGCCTTGAGCAGAGCCAGCGTTCCGACGGCACCACGTGGGTCTTCATCTTCGGCAAGGCCGTCGTGCAGGGCGACAAGGCCCAGAAGCTGGAGCTGGTCAACAACGGCGAGCTTTCCTTCAACTCGGTCGCCTACGACAAGGAGCCCATCCCGCCGGCGTACATGGGCGGGATCTTCAAGGGCCTCTTCGACATGCGCGACAAGGTGATCGGCCGGCCGGTCGTGCCGCCCGGCTCGATCCAGCCAAACACGCCCGGCGGCCTGGCGTACCAGCTCGATGTGCTGGCCAACAAGCTCGCCACCTCGGTCAACGACCTGCACCGCGCCGGCAGCACGCTCCAGCCCGGCTACGGCCCGGACTTCTTCACGATCGACTCCAGCAAGGGCGTCGCGTCGCAGTTCAACGCCACCATCATCAACGCCTCGAACATGTCGCTCAATCCGGTATTCTCGGCCAACGGCGGCGCCGCCCTCGACCTGATCGCCGCCGGCCGGGCGCCAGGCGGGGCCCCGGGCTCCGAGACCTGGCCGCCCAAGGGCGACAACGGCACGGCCCTGGCCATCTCGCAGCTCCAGTTCAAGCTCGTCACGGACGGCACGATCGCCTCGGCCGTCACGGCCGGCAAGTTCACCGCCGAAGACTTCTACCGCAACGTGCTGACGAGCCTGGGCGTGCAGGGCCAGACGTCCAAGAAACTGCTGGACAACCAGAAGGCCCTCCTCGAGCACGTGGACAACCTGCGCCAGACGGTACAGGGCGTCAATCTCGACGAAGAGATGGCCAACATGATCAAGTTCCAGCACACGTACGCGGCCTCGGCACGCATGATCAACACGTTCGACGGCCTGCTCGATCGCGTGATCAACCAGATGGGTACCGTGGGGAGGTAA
- a CDS encoding flagellar assembly protein FliW → MNIETQQFGTLEFEESALLTFAGGILGFENFTRYLLIDQDEVAPLRWFQPIDDPALAFTVIDPLLFFPDYRVSLGGEDRQALQLAKGEEPLVLALVTIPEDPAAMTANLLGPLVINPVTRLGKQLVLHDSGYPVRARLISDETIASQTPPVTV, encoded by the coding sequence GTGAACATCGAAACTCAACAGTTCGGCACCCTCGAATTCGAGGAGTCCGCCCTCCTGACGTTTGCGGGAGGCATCCTGGGCTTCGAGAATTTCACGCGCTACCTCCTGATAGACCAGGACGAAGTGGCGCCGCTGCGGTGGTTCCAGCCTATCGACGATCCCGCCTTGGCGTTCACGGTCATCGATCCGCTGCTCTTCTTCCCGGATTACCGGGTCTCGCTCGGCGGCGAGGATCGCCAGGCCCTGCAACTGGCCAAGGGCGAAGAACCGCTGGTACTCGCACTGGTCACCATCCCCGAGGATCCCGCGGCCATGACGGCCAACTTGCTGGGTCCGCTTGTCATCAATCCGGTCACCCGCCTGGGCAAGCAACTGGTCCTGCACGATTCGGGCTACCCGGTCCGCGCCCGCCTGATCTCGGACGAGACCATCGCGTCGCAGACTCCCCCGGTCACCGTCTGA
- a CDS encoding flagellar protein FlgN: protein MADTTRLESILEAEAKGYSAFLTRLPLKLALIKRGQVASLERFLAREAEEQQKLRAFERDRAVASAELAAEIGLPTGAPLSDIIDRLPAASRVRLAKLREALLERAARLREGNERCELLLSTSLEFVKYSMEVIGSILNPEERLADMLYGPEQEGPAKSGSVLLNRTA, encoded by the coding sequence ATGGCCGACACGACCCGCCTGGAGTCGATCCTCGAGGCGGAGGCCAAGGGCTACTCGGCGTTTTTGACCCGGCTTCCGCTCAAGCTGGCGCTCATCAAGCGCGGGCAGGTCGCCTCTCTCGAGCGCTTCCTGGCCAGGGAAGCCGAAGAGCAGCAGAAGTTGCGCGCCTTCGAGCGCGACCGCGCCGTCGCATCCGCGGAGCTCGCAGCCGAGATCGGCTTGCCGACCGGCGCGCCGCTGTCCGACATCATCGATCGGCTCCCCGCGGCGTCCCGGGTACGCCTCGCCAAGCTGCGCGAAGCGCTCCTGGAGCGGGCCGCGCGCCTGCGCGAGGGCAACGAGCGTTGCGAACTCCTGCTTTCGACGTCCCTCGAATTCGTCAAATACTCGATGGAAGTCATCGGGAGCATCCTCAACCCAGAGGAGCGGCTTGCCGATATGTTATACGGGCCCGAACAGGAGGGCCCCGCGAAGTCCGGTAGCGTACTCCTGAACCGGACCGCCTAG
- the csrA gene encoding carbon storage regulator CsrA, producing MLVLSRKTNQSIMIGEDIEVVVLEIKGDSVKIGLKAPRDIPVYRQEIYLEIKAENERAAQAAAAAAKSTSAVPSAGALLKQALKKPPVPPEKPAPEKK from the coding sequence TTGCTAGTTCTTAGCCGCAAGACGAACCAGTCGATCATGATCGGCGAGGACATCGAGGTCGTGGTCCTCGAGATCAAGGGCGACTCGGTCAAGATCGGCCTGAAGGCGCCGCGCGACATCCCGGTGTACCGGCAGGAAATCTACCTCGAGATCAAGGCCGAGAACGAACGCGCCGCCCAGGCCGCCGCCGCCGCCGCGAAGTCCACGTCGGCCGTCCCGAGCGCCGGCGCCCTCCTCAAGCAGGCCCTCAAGAAGCCGCCCGTGCCCCCCGAGAAGCCCGCACCCGAGAAGAAGTAG
- a CDS encoding rod-binding protein, producing MSDYLAPLPASTRVIQGSGLERSGLGGTAFGPPLLSPEDAKLDPERRKLKVLSREFEAVMVGQILSAMRATHLGQDLLGKGQANKIFRDMLDQQTSREMARRSSLGFADSIYRELVRTVPPEKPAKVAPSPVQGLD from the coding sequence ATGTCGGACTACCTCGCCCCCCTCCCGGCGAGCACGCGTGTCATCCAGGGCTCGGGCCTCGAGCGCTCGGGCCTTGGCGGCACGGCCTTCGGACCGCCGCTGCTCTCCCCGGAGGATGCAAAGCTGGACCCGGAGCGGCGCAAGCTCAAGGTCCTGTCCCGCGAGTTCGAGGCCGTGATGGTCGGGCAGATCCTCTCGGCGATGCGCGCCACCCACCTGGGGCAGGACCTCCTGGGCAAGGGCCAGGCCAACAAGATCTTCCGCGACATGCTCGACCAGCAGACCAGCCGCGAGATGGCGCGCCGGAGCAGCCTGGGCTTCGCCGATTCGATCTACCGTGAGCTCGTGCGCACGGTCCCCCCCGAAAAGCCCGCGAAGGTTGCGCCTTCCCCCGTTCAGGGACTAGACTAA
- the flhF gene encoding flagellar biosynthesis protein FlhF, which yields MKIRQYTAPTVQEALIKIKLDLGPDAVILHQRKLRKGGFLGFFGKEVVEVLAAVDTTPPPRKKREIEPEPEEFGPPPAPRRTPTAPLAPAGGIGPWDAPAPDERPAIATGNPLKAIAEAALAQSGSLPAAAPAIAAQVAEQVKTAVLGELSDQVRDVVSRAVGTAVGEVADKLGDKVEAAVSRLESAAPAKGSWTPAQQKVYDQLVKADLDPALARQALVKLHAAGAAGETQMTERLPDVIAGFVKVAGPIAPGEAGTRPAIVILVGPTGVGKTTTIAKLAATFRLGGRAVGLITIDTYRIAAVEQLKTYGDIIGIPVEVVQTPGALRDATARLADREVILVDTAGRSPSHKLHLNELRSFLEALPRREVHLVLSATATRANLLRAIESFSQVGVDRLLITKTDEAATLGSVVSAVQASGKPLSYMTHGQSVPDDLREADAKALAAAMLGGQP from the coding sequence GTGAAGATCCGCCAGTATACGGCGCCTACTGTGCAGGAAGCGCTGATCAAGATCAAGCTCGATCTCGGACCCGACGCCGTCATCCTGCACCAGCGCAAGCTTCGCAAGGGCGGCTTCCTTGGCTTCTTCGGCAAGGAAGTTGTGGAAGTCCTCGCGGCCGTCGACACGACCCCGCCGCCGCGCAAGAAGCGAGAGATCGAGCCGGAGCCCGAGGAGTTCGGGCCGCCCCCCGCCCCCCGGCGCACCCCGACGGCGCCGCTCGCGCCCGCCGGCGGAATCGGGCCCTGGGACGCACCCGCTCCCGACGAGCGGCCAGCCATCGCCACCGGCAATCCGCTCAAGGCCATCGCCGAGGCGGCGCTAGCGCAATCCGGCAGCCTACCGGCGGCGGCGCCGGCTATTGCGGCCCAGGTGGCCGAGCAGGTCAAGACCGCCGTGCTGGGCGAGCTGAGCGATCAGGTGCGCGACGTCGTGTCCCGCGCGGTGGGCACGGCCGTGGGCGAGGTGGCCGACAAGCTGGGCGACAAGGTCGAGGCCGCGGTCTCGCGCCTCGAGTCCGCGGCGCCCGCCAAGGGGTCGTGGACCCCGGCGCAGCAGAAGGTCTACGATCAGCTCGTCAAGGCGGATCTCGACCCGGCCCTCGCCCGCCAGGCCCTGGTGAAGCTGCATGCCGCGGGCGCCGCCGGCGAGACGCAGATGACCGAGCGCCTGCCCGACGTCATCGCCGGCTTCGTGAAGGTGGCCGGGCCGATCGCCCCCGGCGAGGCCGGCACCCGGCCCGCCATCGTCATCCTCGTGGGCCCCACCGGCGTGGGCAAGACCACCACCATCGCCAAGCTGGCCGCGACGTTCCGCCTCGGCGGCCGCGCCGTCGGCCTCATCACCATCGACACCTACCGCATCGCGGCCGTGGAGCAGCTCAAGACCTACGGCGACATCATCGGCATCCCCGTCGAGGTCGTGCAGACGCCGGGCGCTTTGCGCGACGCGACCGCCCGCCTGGCCGACCGCGAGGTGATCCTCGTGGACACGGCCGGCCGCTCGCCGTCGCACAAGCTGCACCTCAACGAGCTGCGGAGCTTCCTGGAAGCCTTGCCGCGGCGCGAGGTGCACCTGGTGCTGTCGGCCACCGCCACGCGGGCCAACTTGCTGCGGGCGATCGAGAGCTTCTCGCAGGTCGGTGTCGATCGGCTGCTGATCACCAAGACCGACGAAGCGGCGACGCTCGGCTCCGTGGTCTCGGCCGTCCAGGCCTCCGGCAAGCCCCTCTCGTACATGACGCACGGCCAGTCGGTGCCCGACGACCTGCGCGAGGCCGACGCGAAGGCCCTGGCCGCGGCCATGCTGGGCGGACAGCCATGA